From the Kogia breviceps isolate mKogBre1 chromosome 3, mKogBre1 haplotype 1, whole genome shotgun sequence genome, one window contains:
- the PIERCE2 gene encoding piercer of microtubule wall 2 protein codes for MTECDWDKKSTSASNSETEMKPEQLPPCVNPGNPVFSCMLDPKTLYTATSLSKPKMIMYKTNSSNYGEFLPMPQFFPCYYTPKDQVFSSNIRATGFYQNNTLNTAPDRTRTLDFPNFQHTL; via the exons ATGACCGAGTGCGACTGG GATAAGAAAAGTACTTCAGCTTCAAattcagaaacagaaatgaaacctGAACAACTGCCTCCTTGTGTGAACCCTGGCAATCCTGTGTTTTCATGTATGTTGGACCCAAAGACACTCTATACAGCTACCTCACTATCAAAACCTAAGATGATTATGTATAAAACCAATTCAAGTAATTATGGTGAATTTTTACCTATGCCACAGTTTTTCCCCTGCTATTATACTCCAAAGGACCAAGTATTTTCAAGCAATATCAGAGCTACTGGATTTTATCAAAATAACACTCTAAACACTGCACCTGACAGAACAAGAACCCTTGATTTTCCTAATTTTCAACACACTCTATGA